One genomic segment of Mycolicibacterium psychrotolerans includes these proteins:
- a CDS encoding AMP-binding protein produces the protein MKESPLLAVLRERASLHPNDVAFTFHDDDDAQEPVTWAQLHRRSLNLALELQDHTSAGDRAIILAPQSLEYVVAFLAALQAGVIAVPLSVPLAGIHDERVTAVVRDASPAALLTTSAVAQSVAPYATSDGDAPTPTVIEVDAVDLEARRPGSVRRGDRPDIAYLQYTSGSTRTPAGVEITHANLSANWKQIVAGILPDYRMPKTVVSWLPFYHDMGLMLGLCAGILGGWPTAVMSPLSFLARPARWMQLLARSPQPFSAAPNFAFALAAARTSDEDMAGLDLGDVLYIMSGAERVTEATLARFTHRFARFNLSDSAVRPAYGLAEATLYVAAHGPSPTPPFVEFDSGELAVGRAVRSANGTPLISYGVPGSPSVRIVDPATAAELPADTVGEIWVRGDNVSPGYWRRPAETARTFGATVVTPSPGTPPDGWLRTGDLGFLSEGELFIVGRIKDLLIVRGRNHYPDDIEATTQEISGGRAAAIAVVDQSSEKLVVIVEVKKRGQSDDEMSEKLRTVRREVTSAISNTHGVGVEDVVLVEPGSIPITTSGKVRRASCVELYQSDGFARLTT, from the coding sequence GTGAAGGAATCACCGCTGCTCGCAGTCCTCCGCGAGCGGGCCAGTTTGCACCCCAATGACGTGGCCTTCACCTTCCACGATGACGACGATGCACAAGAGCCGGTGACGTGGGCGCAGTTGCACCGGCGGTCGCTGAACCTCGCCCTGGAACTGCAGGATCACACGTCGGCCGGTGACCGCGCCATCATCCTCGCGCCGCAGAGCCTCGAGTACGTCGTCGCGTTCCTCGCTGCGCTGCAGGCGGGCGTCATCGCTGTGCCCCTGTCGGTTCCGCTCGCCGGTATCCACGACGAACGCGTCACCGCGGTTGTGCGGGATGCTTCCCCGGCGGCGCTACTGACCACGTCCGCGGTGGCGCAGAGCGTGGCCCCCTACGCAACATCGGACGGTGATGCACCCACACCCACCGTCATCGAGGTCGACGCGGTCGATCTCGAGGCGCGCAGGCCCGGCAGTGTGCGCCGGGGCGACCGGCCTGACATCGCCTACCTGCAGTACACGTCCGGGTCGACACGCACCCCGGCCGGTGTCGAGATCACCCATGCCAACCTGTCCGCCAACTGGAAGCAGATCGTCGCCGGCATCCTGCCCGATTACCGGATGCCGAAGACGGTGGTGTCGTGGCTGCCGTTCTACCACGACATGGGTTTGATGCTGGGGCTGTGCGCGGGAATCCTCGGCGGCTGGCCGACAGCGGTGATGAGCCCCTTGTCGTTTCTGGCGCGGCCCGCCCGGTGGATGCAGCTTTTGGCACGGAGCCCGCAACCGTTCTCCGCGGCGCCGAACTTCGCGTTCGCGCTGGCCGCTGCGCGCACGTCGGACGAGGACATGGCGGGCCTCGATCTCGGCGATGTGCTCTACATCATGAGCGGGGCCGAACGGGTCACCGAAGCCACCCTCGCGCGATTCACGCACCGGTTCGCGCGCTTCAACCTGTCTGATTCGGCCGTGAGGCCCGCGTATGGGCTCGCCGAGGCCACGCTGTACGTCGCCGCGCACGGGCCCAGCCCGACACCACCATTCGTCGAGTTCGATTCCGGGGAGCTCGCGGTCGGCCGTGCCGTGCGGTCCGCGAACGGCACCCCGCTGATCAGTTACGGCGTTCCGGGGTCGCCGAGCGTACGCATCGTGGACCCCGCGACCGCTGCCGAACTGCCCGCGGACACGGTGGGCGAGATCTGGGTGCGCGGTGACAACGTGAGCCCCGGCTACTGGCGTAGACCGGCCGAGACGGCACGAACCTTCGGCGCGACCGTCGTCACCCCGTCGCCGGGTACCCCGCCCGACGGATGGCTGCGGACCGGCGACCTCGGATTCCTCTCGGAGGGTGAGCTTTTCATCGTCGGCAGGATCAAGGATCTTCTCATCGTGCGCGGGCGTAACCACTATCCCGATGACATCGAGGCGACCACCCAGGAGATCTCCGGCGGTCGGGCGGCCGCCATCGCCGTCGTCGACCAGAGCAGCGAGAAGCTGGTCGTCATCGTGGAAGTCAAGAAGCGCGGCCAGTCCGACGACGAGATGTCCGAGAAGCTCCGCACCGTGCGCCGAGAGGTCACCTCGGCGATCTCCAACACCCACGGCGTCGGCGTCGAAGACGTGGTGCTGGTGGAGCCGGGCTCGATCCCCATCACCACGAGCGGCAAGGTCCGGCGCGCGAGTTGCGTCGAGCTGTATCAGTCGGACGGCTTTGCGCGCCTGACGACTTAG
- a CDS encoding SAM-dependent methyltransferase, producing MRKVALAIYWNWLAFVRSFSLVRQKNAAAYYTTLGDDVIDFMDEGYADDSKPRWLNIGYWKEARTYPQACAAMVELLGTRAGLQPTDEVLDVGVGFAEQDFVLVDRFKLARITCIDITPVHVEKSRERVAERGLADRIDIRLGSATALEFPDESFDKVLALESAFNFDTREDFLREAFRVLKPAGTIALADMLPCPGRTAGRRRAAFGRRYAHFPEANFYDREAYPQHLIAAGFDDVSVESIRSDVFPGMAKYAQQRVERKQKIDEVVVDITDDDRAQCRGVEFWERSLGIGDYVIATARKPLIVGVPAERAGTQMS from the coding sequence ATGCGCAAAGTTGCCCTGGCTATCTACTGGAATTGGTTGGCGTTCGTCCGCTCTTTCAGCCTGGTACGTCAGAAGAACGCCGCGGCTTACTACACGACACTCGGCGACGACGTCATCGACTTCATGGATGAAGGGTATGCCGACGACTCCAAGCCGCGGTGGCTGAACATCGGTTACTGGAAGGAAGCGCGCACCTACCCGCAAGCGTGCGCCGCGATGGTCGAGCTTCTCGGAACACGGGCCGGGCTGCAACCAACCGACGAAGTCCTCGACGTCGGAGTCGGTTTCGCGGAGCAGGACTTCGTCCTCGTCGACCGTTTCAAGCTGGCACGCATCACGTGCATCGACATCACCCCGGTCCACGTCGAGAAGAGCCGTGAACGCGTCGCCGAGCGCGGATTAGCGGATCGAATCGACATTCGGCTCGGTTCCGCGACGGCGTTGGAGTTTCCCGACGAATCGTTCGACAAGGTCCTCGCATTGGAATCCGCATTCAACTTCGATACCCGGGAAGACTTCCTGCGCGAGGCATTCCGCGTACTCAAACCGGCTGGAACCATCGCGCTCGCTGACATGCTGCCCTGTCCCGGGCGGACGGCCGGCCGGAGAAGGGCGGCCTTCGGCAGGAGATACGCGCACTTCCCCGAAGCCAATTTCTATGACCGTGAGGCATATCCCCAGCATCTGATTGCCGCCGGATTCGACGACGTCAGCGTCGAGTCCATCCGCTCAGATGTGTTTCCCGGGATGGCCAAGTACGCCCAGCAGCGCGTCGAACGGAAACAGAAGATTGATGAAGTGGTCGTGGACATCACCGACGACGATCGAGCCCAGTGCCGCGGCGTAGAGTTTTGGGAACGATCCTTGGGCATAGGCGATTACGTGATCGCAACGGCGCGGAAGCCGTTGATTGTGGGAGTTCCGGCGGAACGCGCCGGTACCCAGATGTCGTAA